A portion of the Paucilactobacillus hokkaidonensis JCM 18461 genome contains these proteins:
- a CDS encoding transaldolase: MEPKFDIEIYSDGAVIEDMREVAKKDYVTGFTTNPSLMKKAGITNYMEFAKKVVSEFPDYSLSFEVFGHDNETMKKEAAAISALGNHVFVKIPIILANGDSNAELINELSHAGIRVNITAIATLDQVKETLANVDDHVPALVSIFVGRVNDTGQNTDQFVKDSVELTKQHPFAKLLWASTREVINVYQAQAMGVDIITVPPTILAKLGKVGKSAHQVSIDTVTGFDKDISSLGFSILD; the protein is encoded by the coding sequence ATGGAACCAAAATTTGATATTGAGATTTATTCAGATGGTGCAGTAATTGAAGACATGCGTGAGGTTGCTAAAAAAGATTATGTTACCGGTTTTACAACCAATCCATCATTAATGAAAAAGGCCGGAATCACCAATTACATGGAATTTGCCAAAAAAGTAGTCAGTGAATTTCCGGACTACAGTCTGTCGTTCGAAGTCTTCGGTCATGATAATGAAACTATGAAAAAAGAAGCAGCTGCAATATCAGCATTGGGAAACCATGTATTTGTTAAAATTCCAATTATTTTGGCTAATGGTGATAGTAACGCTGAATTGATTAACGAATTGTCGCATGCTGGAATTAGAGTTAATATCACAGCAATTGCAACACTGGACCAAGTTAAAGAAACATTGGCAAATGTCGATGACCATGTACCAGCACTAGTCTCAATCTTTGTTGGTCGAGTTAATGATACGGGTCAAAATACAGACCAATTTGTTAAAGATAGCGTTGAATTGACTAAGCAACATCCATTTGCTAAATTATTATGGGCTTCTACTCGAGAAGTGATTAATGTGTACCAGGCTCAAGCAATGGGAGTTGATATTATTACGGTGCCACCAACGATTCTAGCTAAGCTAGGTAAAGTTGGCAAGAGTGCCCATCAAGTATCAATTGATACCGTAACCGGATTTGATAAAGACATTTCTTCATTGGGATTCAGTATTTTAGATTAA
- a CDS encoding tRNA (adenine(22)-N(1))-methyltransferase, with protein MDATQLSRRLETVAQFVPHNARLADIGSDHAYLPVHLALNKQIEMAIAGEVADGPFQNACHEINNRKLNEIIIPRLADGLAAVELADRIDTITIAGMGGALITEILDAGQDKLTDVSLLILQPNIGEAGLRKWLMEHSYAITAEKIVAEDQQIYEIIVAQPNGHQINYSESELLFGPQLIQEKTDVFITKWQLERDHLQQALTQMETAKQLPIEKIASFKREINLIEEVLK; from the coding sequence ATGGATGCAACACAGTTGTCTCGGCGACTTGAAACGGTGGCACAATTTGTACCGCATAATGCTCGTTTAGCTGATATTGGTTCTGATCACGCATATTTACCAGTTCATTTGGCGTTAAACAAACAAATTGAAATGGCAATTGCGGGAGAAGTAGCGGACGGACCGTTTCAAAATGCCTGTCACGAAATTAATAATAGAAAATTAAATGAAATTATCATCCCACGACTTGCTGATGGACTTGCGGCGGTTGAATTAGCTGACCGAATCGATACGATCACAATTGCAGGAATGGGTGGAGCATTAATCACTGAAATTTTAGATGCTGGTCAAGATAAACTGACAGATGTTAGTTTGTTGATTTTGCAACCCAATATTGGGGAGGCCGGTTTACGTAAATGGTTAATGGAACACAGCTATGCTATTACGGCAGAAAAAATAGTGGCGGAAGACCAGCAAATATACGAAATCATAGTAGCCCAGCCTAATGGGCACCAAATTAACTATTCTGAGTCTGAATTACTATTTGGACCGCAGTTGATACAGGAGAAAACAGATGTCTTCATTACTAAATGGCAATTAGAACGAGACCATCTGCAACAGGCATTAACTCAAATGGAAACGGCTAAACAATTACCAATCGAAAAGATTGCATCTTTTAAACGGGAAATTAATTTAATTGAGGAAGTGTTAAAGTGA
- the pyk gene encoding pyruvate kinase, with product MKKTKIVSTLGPASTDVDTIVKLINAGANIFRFNFSHGDHEEHLGRMNNVHEAEKITGKTVGIMLDTKGAEIRTTVQKEGKIEYNIGDKVRISMDDSLEGVHDKIAVTYPGLFDDVDKGGHVLFDDGLIDMLIEDKDVANKELVCTVQNHGLLGSRKGVNAPGVSINLPGITEKDASDIRFGLDNEINFIAASFVRKPEDVNDIRKLLEEKNMGHVQIFPKIESQEGIDNFDEILKVSDGLMVARGDMGVEIPAENVPLVQKTLIRKCNLIGKPVITATQMLDSMQENPRPTRAEASDVANAVFDGTDATMLSGESANGDYPVESVATMNRIDIKAENALNEFGTETFNFDNADVTESIGSAVARTANALGVKTIVAATNSGYTAKMISKYRPNADILALTFDERTQRGLMVNWAVQPYIVDKPANTDEMFDLAAKKAVELGFAKKGDQIIITAGVPVGVRGTTNLLRVKLID from the coding sequence ATGAAAAAAACCAAGATCGTTAGTACCCTTGGTCCCGCTAGTACCGATGTTGATACAATTGTTAAGTTGATTAATGCTGGAGCAAACATTTTCCGATTTAACTTTTCACATGGTGATCATGAAGAGCATTTAGGCCGTATGAATAATGTCCATGAAGCAGAAAAGATCACTGGTAAAACAGTTGGTATTATGCTTGATACTAAGGGCGCTGAAATTCGTACAACCGTTCAAAAAGAAGGTAAAATCGAATATAACATTGGCGATAAGGTTCGTATTTCAATGGACGATTCATTAGAGGGTGTCCATGATAAAATCGCCGTCACATATCCTGGTTTGTTTGATGATGTTGATAAGGGCGGTCACGTTTTATTTGATGATGGTTTAATTGACATGTTGATTGAAGACAAAGATGTTGCTAACAAAGAGTTAGTATGTACCGTCCAAAATCATGGCTTACTAGGTTCACGTAAAGGTGTTAATGCTCCTGGTGTTTCAATTAATTTACCAGGAATTACTGAAAAAGATGCCAGTGACATCCGGTTTGGTTTAGATAACGAAATCAACTTTATTGCTGCTTCGTTTGTTCGTAAACCAGAAGATGTAAATGACATTCGTAAGTTATTAGAAGAAAAGAACATGGGTCATGTTCAAATCTTCCCTAAGATTGAATCACAAGAAGGAATCGATAATTTTGATGAGATTCTTAAAGTTTCTGATGGTTTGATGGTTGCTCGTGGAGACATGGGTGTTGAAATTCCAGCAGAAAATGTTCCTTTGGTTCAAAAAACATTGATTCGCAAGTGTAACCTAATTGGTAAACCTGTGATTACAGCAACACAAATGCTTGATTCAATGCAAGAAAATCCACGTCCTACACGTGCCGAAGCTTCTGACGTTGCTAATGCTGTCTTTGATGGTACCGATGCAACGATGCTTTCTGGTGAAAGTGCTAATGGTGATTATCCGGTTGAATCAGTTGCAACAATGAACCGTATTGATATCAAGGCTGAAAATGCTTTGAACGAGTTTGGTACAGAAACATTTAACTTTGATAATGCTGATGTTACTGAATCAATTGGTTCTGCAGTTGCTCGTACTGCTAATGCTTTAGGAGTTAAGACGATTGTTGCAGCTACTAACTCAGGTTATACTGCTAAAATGATTTCTAAGTATCGTCCTAATGCTGATATTTTGGCATTAACATTTGACGAACGTACACAACGTGGATTGATGGTTAACTGGGCCGTACAACCATATATCGTTGACAAGCCAGCTAACACTGACGAAATGTTTGATTTAGCAGCTAAGAAGGCTGTTGAATTAGGCTTTGCCAAGAAGGGCGACCAAATCATTATTACTGCTGGGGTACCAGTTGGCGTCCGTGGAACTACTAATTTACTTCGTGTTAAATTGATTGACTAA
- the rpoD gene encoding RNA polymerase sigma factor RpoD, whose product MAKSTKKSKAKELVISNLEDFDPKKYDAAVGKLIRDYKKEKEIKYDDLTDKVATPFGLEADGMDNLIQNVEDAGISVVDENGEPDPRALKVAEKVSKKALDDTSAPAGVKINDPVRMYLKEIGRVNLLKAEEEVQLALRIEQGDDSAKQELAEANLRLVVSIAKRYVGRGMQFLDLIQEGNMGLMKAVEKFDYRKGFKFSTYATWWIRQAITRAIADQARTIRIPVHMVETINKLIRIQRQLLQDLGREPTPEEIGAEMDMPTEKVREILKIAQEPVSLETPIGEEDDSHLGDFIEDQDATSPADHAAYELLKEQLENVLDTLTDREENVLRLRFGLDDGRTRTLEEVGKVFGVTRERIRQIEAKALRKLRHPSRSKQLKDFLE is encoded by the coding sequence ATGGCAAAAAGCACAAAAAAGAGTAAGGCAAAAGAATTAGTTATTTCAAATCTAGAAGATTTTGATCCCAAAAAATATGATGCCGCTGTCGGTAAGTTAATTCGTGATTATAAAAAAGAAAAAGAAATTAAGTATGATGACTTAACCGATAAGGTTGCTACACCATTTGGTCTAGAAGCAGATGGAATGGACAATCTAATTCAAAACGTTGAAGATGCTGGTATCAGTGTTGTTGACGAGAATGGTGAACCGGATCCACGTGCTTTAAAAGTTGCTGAAAAGGTTTCTAAAAAGGCACTAGATGACACGTCAGCACCAGCCGGGGTTAAAATCAACGATCCTGTTCGGATGTATTTGAAGGAAATTGGGCGAGTTAACCTATTAAAGGCTGAAGAAGAAGTTCAGTTAGCTTTGCGAATTGAGCAAGGTGATGATAGTGCCAAGCAAGAGTTAGCAGAAGCCAACTTACGGTTAGTCGTTTCGATTGCTAAGCGTTACGTAGGTCGTGGTATGCAATTTTTGGATTTAATTCAAGAAGGTAATATGGGGCTAATGAAAGCCGTTGAGAAGTTTGATTACCGTAAGGGATTTAAATTCTCGACATATGCTACTTGGTGGATTCGCCAAGCCATTACACGTGCCATTGCTGACCAGGCTCGTACGATTCGGATTCCAGTTCACATGGTTGAAACCATTAATAAATTGATTCGGATTCAAAGGCAATTGTTGCAAGATTTAGGTCGGGAACCAACGCCGGAAGAAATTGGCGCTGAAATGGATATGCCGACTGAAAAAGTTCGTGAAATTCTAAAAATTGCACAAGAGCCAGTTTCATTGGAAACACCAATTGGTGAAGAAGATGACTCTCATTTGGGGGACTTTATTGAGGATCAGGATGCTACCAGTCCAGCAGACCATGCAGCGTATGAATTACTCAAAGAGCAGTTGGAAAATGTACTGGATACATTGACCGACCGTGAAGAAAATGTTTTGAGACTTCGTTTTGGCCTGGACGATGGCCGGACTCGAACACTTGAAGAAGTTGGTAAAGTATTCGGTGTAACTCGAGAACGAATTCGACAAATAGAGGCAAAGGCATTAAGAAAATTACGCCATCCATCACGCTCAAAACAGTTGAAGGACTTTTTAGAGTAA
- a CDS encoding Nif3-like dinuclear metal center hexameric protein produces MIAQTLIDRFEQFASPQIAEPGDPIGLQLGDPNREVKAVMTTLDVRPEVVEEAIEKRVNFIFAHHPMMFHAAHNLNLSDPQNAMYAKLLRHNIVVYGAHTNLDNANNGMNDWLAEQLNLSDTTPLLNGGIDPNTGRHYGMGRVGELAHDMTTDQFAKYCCDVFNVRGLRVISPKETHLIHRVAILGGSGGQFYQTAVQQGADAYVTGDVSYHVGHDMIAHGLTVIDPGHHIESVCKVKLQSMFIKWAAENSWSINVLASQLNTDPFSFFMRDN; encoded by the coding sequence GTGATTGCACAAACATTGATTGATCGATTTGAACAGTTTGCATCGCCACAGATTGCTGAACCAGGGGATCCAATTGGACTACAGTTGGGTGATCCAAATAGAGAAGTTAAGGCAGTAATGACAACCCTGGACGTACGTCCTGAAGTGGTGGAAGAAGCAATTGAAAAGCGAGTTAATTTTATTTTTGCCCATCACCCAATGATGTTTCATGCTGCCCATAATCTTAATTTAAGTGATCCACAGAATGCGATGTATGCAAAATTGTTGCGACATAATATTGTTGTTTATGGTGCCCATACTAATTTGGATAATGCCAATAACGGGATGAATGATTGGTTAGCAGAACAATTGAATTTGAGTGATACAACTCCATTATTAAACGGTGGAATTGATCCCAATACTGGAAGGCATTATGGCATGGGGCGGGTTGGTGAGTTGGCACATGACATGACAACGGACCAGTTTGCTAAATATTGCTGTGATGTATTCAATGTACGTGGATTAAGAGTGATTAGTCCCAAAGAGACGCATTTAATCCATCGAGTAGCTATTTTGGGTGGCTCAGGTGGTCAATTTTATCAAACAGCTGTGCAGCAGGGTGCAGATGCCTACGTTACAGGGGATGTTTCGTATCATGTTGGTCATGATATGATTGCACACGGATTAACTGTAATTGATCCTGGGCACCATATTGAATCTGTTTGTAAAGTAAAATTGCAATCAATGTTTATTAAATGGGCTGCTGAAAATTCTTGGTCAATTAATGTGCTTGCTTCACAGTTGAATACAGATCCATTTTCCTTCTTCATGAGAGATAATTAA
- a CDS encoding DUF2929 family protein, which yields MRLIIQNLVVVFWSFLLGEVLGYIGGQLEVLSVKPLTMGIVAVIVALIGVNAITLISKPAK from the coding sequence ATGAGATTAATTATTCAAAACTTAGTAGTTGTTTTTTGGTCCTTCTTGCTAGGAGAAGTATTAGGCTATATTGGTGGCCAACTAGAAGTTCTCAGTGTTAAACCATTAACAATGGGGATCGTTGCAGTAATAGTAGCGCTCATTGGGGTTAACGCAATTACCTTAATTAGCAAACCTGCTAAATAA
- the dnaE gene encoding DNA polymerase III subunit alpha → MNFVPLQVLSSFSLLKSTTKIDQLIQTAKQRGYQSLALTDEDVLYGVVDFYNAAKNAGVHPIIGLTLHVQTIGQDEHAWPVVLLAKDQDGYQNLMTLSTLHQTMDDQSILTFDQISSFLGHLFVILPPDGEFYSLVQAGESSIAGEFLNQWQQNTDQESLLIGISDQSDVILRQSLQQIGSNKKIDLVALNRVGYLDAQDHFAVEVLRAIDRGDKFNHPAALANEPGTHWLKPMDEVISSYDALQLNEATYKTQWVSERCQVDFKFQAPILPHFHNDQKLTSEQYLQQLCVTGLKQRSIAPGVDAKAYQRRLVDELNVIHQMGFDDYFLIVWDVMRYAHEQNIMTGPGRGSAAGSLVAYALAITDVDPLQYHLLFERFLNQQRAQMPDIDLDIPDNRREEILQYVHDQYGHERVAQIITFGTLAAKQVIRDVGRTFGLSQFELSSWSSAIPNQLHISLQQAYQGSQRLQNLISDNQLNELLFQTATALEGLPRHYSTHAAGIVLSQRPLNELVPLQNGSEGLLMTQFPKDTVEALGLLKMDFLGLRNLSIMAQSVALIKQQQPDFSLHQIDLTDSETLKLFQRGDTNGVFQFESTGIKNVLIQLHPDDFELIVAVNALYRPGPMENIDHFIARKKGQEEVSYPDESLKPILGPTFGILVYQEQVMQVASQMAGFSLGEADLLRRAMSKKKRQTMENMRTKFLAGASQRGYSTEVATQVFDYIDQFANYGFNRSHAVAYSKMAFQMGYLKTHFAAAFFAALLSSVMNNPDKTKLYLLEAGHHQVKVLGPNINQSANEFILVDGDILFGLASVKGLRRDFIEAINNERQAKGPFPDLLTFIQRMDSKWRKADLIEPLIYSGGFDGLGYNRAELIDALPKLLDSVELTGNSLSLFEELKPSIDERSEFSLTNKLGFEEQYLGAYLSGHPVSQYTKRLPQTKITTIAQLSENMAVNILLFVNHIKVIRTKRGDQMAFISGSDQTGSIDVTIFPDLYKRVSELLDQSQILLITGKTEINRGLQLVANQVVDAKQAAKKQQATSTQKRWVLRIDRAHQAVTVENKLKEMLSSIKGNIPVILFYEVSDQKFMQPKTLWLPDDQDVKKELEQVLGSQNVVLQKLGK, encoded by the coding sequence ATGAATTTTGTACCCCTACAGGTATTAAGTAGTTTCAGTTTACTTAAAAGTACCACCAAAATAGACCAATTAATCCAGACAGCAAAGCAGCGCGGTTATCAGTCATTAGCATTGACAGATGAAGATGTCCTATATGGCGTGGTTGATTTTTATAATGCTGCTAAAAATGCGGGAGTCCACCCAATTATTGGATTGACTCTTCATGTGCAGACAATTGGGCAAGATGAGCATGCATGGCCCGTTGTGTTGTTGGCCAAAGATCAAGATGGTTATCAAAATTTGATGACATTATCCACGTTACATCAGACAATGGATGATCAAAGTATCTTAACATTTGATCAAATCAGCTCATTTTTAGGGCATTTATTTGTTATTTTGCCACCAGATGGTGAGTTTTATTCATTAGTTCAGGCTGGTGAAAGCAGCATAGCGGGGGAGTTTTTAAATCAATGGCAGCAAAATACTGATCAAGAAAGTTTATTGATCGGTATTAGTGATCAAAGTGATGTTATTTTGCGACAATCATTACAACAAATTGGTAGTAATAAAAAAATTGACCTGGTGGCGTTAAACCGGGTTGGTTATTTGGATGCACAGGATCACTTTGCAGTTGAAGTGTTACGAGCGATTGATCGTGGCGATAAATTTAATCATCCAGCTGCATTGGCTAACGAGCCGGGAACTCATTGGCTAAAGCCAATGGATGAAGTTATTTCGTCATATGATGCATTACAATTAAATGAAGCAACATATAAAACTCAATGGGTAAGTGAACGATGTCAGGTTGATTTTAAATTTCAGGCACCGATACTCCCACACTTTCACAATGATCAAAAATTGACGTCTGAGCAATACTTACAACAATTATGTGTTACAGGCTTAAAACAAAGATCAATTGCTCCTGGCGTAGATGCCAAGGCCTATCAAAGGCGATTGGTAGATGAACTAAATGTAATTCATCAAATGGGCTTTGATGATTATTTTTTAATCGTATGGGATGTTATGCGCTACGCTCATGAGCAAAATATCATGACAGGGCCTGGGCGAGGGTCTGCAGCCGGATCATTAGTTGCCTATGCATTAGCAATTACGGATGTTGATCCGTTACAATACCATTTGTTATTTGAACGATTTTTAAATCAACAACGAGCACAAATGCCAGATATTGATTTGGATATTCCAGATAATCGCCGTGAAGAAATATTACAGTATGTCCATGACCAATATGGCCATGAGCGGGTTGCTCAAATTATTACTTTCGGGACATTAGCTGCAAAACAAGTCATTCGTGATGTGGGGCGGACGTTTGGTTTATCTCAGTTTGAATTAAGTTCTTGGAGTAGTGCAATTCCAAATCAGTTGCATATTTCACTACAACAAGCGTATCAAGGATCACAACGACTGCAAAATCTAATTTCAGATAATCAGTTAAACGAGTTGTTATTTCAAACGGCAACTGCACTGGAAGGGTTACCGCGACACTATTCAACTCATGCGGCTGGAATTGTGCTATCACAACGACCACTAAATGAGTTAGTACCCTTGCAAAATGGGAGTGAAGGGTTGTTAATGACTCAATTTCCTAAGGATACGGTGGAAGCATTAGGATTGCTGAAAATGGATTTCTTGGGGTTGCGTAACTTAAGTATTATGGCCCAAAGTGTTGCTTTAATTAAACAGCAACAACCTGATTTTTCGTTGCACCAAATTGATTTGACAGATTCGGAAACGTTAAAGTTATTTCAACGTGGTGACACGAACGGAGTATTCCAATTTGAATCGACTGGGATCAAAAATGTTTTGATCCAATTACATCCTGATGATTTCGAACTTATTGTGGCGGTTAATGCATTGTACCGGCCGGGCCCGATGGAAAATATCGATCATTTTATTGCTCGAAAAAAAGGACAAGAAGAAGTTTCTTATCCGGATGAATCCCTAAAACCCATTTTGGGACCAACTTTTGGTATTTTGGTTTATCAAGAGCAAGTAATGCAGGTAGCATCGCAGATGGCCGGCTTTTCTCTTGGTGAGGCGGATTTGTTGCGACGAGCAATGAGTAAAAAGAAACGACAAACCATGGAAAACATGCGAACTAAGTTTCTTGCTGGTGCTTCACAACGAGGTTATTCAACTGAAGTTGCCACGCAAGTGTTTGATTATATTGATCAGTTTGCAAACTACGGGTTTAACCGTTCGCATGCGGTGGCATATTCGAAGATGGCTTTTCAAATGGGTTATCTAAAAACGCATTTTGCTGCAGCTTTTTTTGCGGCATTATTGAGTTCTGTGATGAATAATCCGGATAAAACAAAGTTATACCTATTAGAGGCAGGGCATCACCAAGTTAAAGTATTGGGGCCCAATATTAACCAAAGTGCCAACGAATTTATATTGGTCGATGGTGATATTTTATTTGGACTCGCTAGTGTCAAGGGACTACGGCGTGACTTTATTGAAGCAATCAATAATGAGCGACAAGCAAAGGGGCCCTTTCCTGATTTACTGACATTTATTCAGCGAATGGATAGTAAATGGCGAAAGGCTGATCTGATCGAACCGCTCATATACAGCGGTGGCTTTGATGGTCTAGGCTACAACCGGGCCGAGTTAATTGATGCACTACCTAAGTTACTAGACAGTGTCGAATTAACCGGAAATAGTTTGAGCTTGTTTGAAGAATTGAAGCCATCGATTGATGAACGCTCAGAATTCTCGTTAACCAATAAATTAGGATTTGAAGAACAGTATTTAGGAGCCTATCTATCAGGTCATCCAGTTAGTCAGTACACCAAGCGGTTGCCGCAAACGAAAATAACGACGATTGCTCAATTAAGTGAGAATATGGCTGTTAATATTTTACTGTTTGTTAATCATATTAAAGTGATTCGGACGAAGCGAGGTGACCAAATGGCATTTATCTCTGGTAGTGACCAAACTGGTTCGATCGATGTCACGATTTTTCCTGATTTGTATAAGCGAGTTAGTGAGTTGTTGGATCAAAGTCAAATATTGCTGATAACTGGTAAAACAGAGATCAATCGCGGATTACAGCTAGTCGCTAATCAAGTAGTTGATGCTAAACAGGCGGCTAAAAAGCAGCAAGCCACAAGCACCCAAAAAAGATGGGTATTAAGAATTGATCGAGCACATCAAGCCGTTACGGTGGAAAATAAATTAAAAGAAATGTTAAGCTCAATTAAGGGAAATATTCCTGTGATTTTGTTTTATGAAGTGAGTGATCAAAAATTTATGCAGCCAAAAACATTGTGGTTGCCGGATGATCAAGATGTAAAAAAAGAACTTGAACAGGTATTGGGTTCACAAAATGTTGTTTTACAAAAATTAGGTAAATAG
- a CDS encoding multidrug effflux MFS transporter: MKQNRKPTFLFTFLLGTLSAFGPLSLDMYLPGLPVIQQSLNTSASLVQLSISTCLIGLAVGQLFIGPLSDRIGRKPPLLAGLILFTLTSLMLTQISNIWWFLLIRFIQGLAGSAGQVLSRAIAKDMFSGKRLTQFYATLMAINGIFPVIAPIVGAAVLSFFPWQTIFLLLTIIGSFLILGSIFILPETKVTTITLETNQPHSNLFTSRAFWQPTIVLSMASGVLFSYISGSSFIYQQVFNLSTQTFSILYAINGLGIALMSAAAGRLINHFSSQHILQASLLVPFIVVILLIINEWTLNSMWLFIIGIFAIIATFGTTSTIATSQAMQVSATSAGLASAIVGLCANTIGSISSPIVGLFGTTSSLPMIIVIGAFQLLGIISFYLLKPETLEN; this comes from the coding sequence ATGAAACAGAATCGAAAGCCAACATTTTTATTTACTTTTTTGTTAGGTACATTGAGTGCCTTTGGACCACTCTCGCTTGACATGTACTTGCCCGGATTACCAGTAATTCAACAATCACTCAACACTAGTGCATCACTAGTTCAATTAAGTATTAGTACCTGTTTAATCGGCTTAGCAGTGGGACAATTGTTTATAGGGCCACTAAGTGATCGCATTGGCCGTAAACCGCCATTACTAGCAGGCTTAATTTTATTTACATTAACTTCATTAATGTTAACGCAAATTAGCAATATTTGGTGGTTTTTACTGATTAGATTTATCCAAGGATTGGCTGGGTCAGCTGGACAAGTTTTATCGCGGGCAATTGCCAAAGATATGTTCTCTGGAAAGAGACTCACTCAATTTTATGCCACACTGATGGCCATTAATGGTATTTTCCCCGTAATTGCGCCAATTGTTGGTGCCGCCGTCTTATCCTTTTTTCCGTGGCAAACAATCTTTTTGCTACTAACAATTATTGGGAGTTTTTTAATACTTGGTTCCATATTTATCCTACCTGAGACTAAAGTCACCACGATTACGCTTGAAACAAATCAACCACACTCAAATTTATTTACCAGTCGCGCCTTTTGGCAACCAACTATCGTTTTAAGCATGGCCAGTGGTGTCTTGTTCAGCTATATTTCTGGTTCATCCTTTATTTATCAACAAGTTTTTAATCTTTCCACTCAAACGTTTAGCATTTTGTACGCCATTAATGGATTAGGAATTGCGTTAATGAGTGCTGCCGCTGGACGATTAATTAATCATTTTAGTAGCCAACACATTTTACAAGCCAGCCTACTAGTTCCATTCATCGTAGTAATTTTGTTAATCATCAATGAATGGACACTTAATTCAATGTGGTTATTTATTATTGGAATTTTTGCAATCATTGCAACCTTCGGAACCACTTCAACAATTGCTACATCCCAAGCAATGCAAGTTTCAGCCACTAGTGCTGGATTAGCTTCAGCAATCGTTGGGCTCTGTGCTAATACGATTGGTAGTATTAGTTCACCCATTGTTGGGCTATTTGGTACCACCAGTTCACTGCCAATGATTATTGTTATTGGTGCGTTTCAATTGTTGGGTATTATTAGTTTTTATTTATTGAAACCTGAAACGTTAGAAAATTAA